The proteins below come from a single Acidobacteriota bacterium genomic window:
- a CDS encoding sialidase: protein MNARICRSQSLSKLIWSVAYAALCATLLAGVSVAQPSYKFDAATVSGLPARNIGSAVMSGRIAAIDAVEADGRITVFVGAASGGVWKSVNGGTTYKPVFDRETVQSIGAVAIDPSNAKTVWVGTGEPWTRNSVSVGDGVYKSTDGGENWTNVGLKDTEHIAKILVDPKDGNTVLVCAVGHLWNDNDERGVFKTTDGGKSWKKVLAGVNASTGCGLMSRSVNEPQTIYASTWDVRRQGWTFRSGGPGSGLFKSTDGGDHWTEITDSNAKGLPAKPWGRIAVAVAPSKPQVVYANIESKKSALYRSDDGGATWNRLDASNYMIWRPFYFGNLIVDPKDEKRIFKPDLILLLSNDGGKSFSRVSGGAHGDFHDVWINPNNPSVVIAGDDGGLWRSEDGGNLWKHQMNLPVSQFYHVSTDNSDPYHVYGGLQDNSSWVGDSSYPGGVSYSRWENMFGGDGFWMFEDPADPDYIYAEAQGAEIGRVNRYTHDGRNIKPLPNYGEKKLRFNWNSPIHVSPNEKGTIYLGGQFLFRSRDHGQTWDRISPDLTTNDPEKQKQEESGGITIDNSAAEMHTTIFSISESPKSGQIIWVGTDDGNVQITRDGAKNWTNVVGNITDLPKNSWVSTVEASRFEEGTAYATFDRHTFGDLKPYAYKTADYGKTWTALGVQASGVKGYAHVIKEDTVNPNLLFLGTEFGLWISVDGGQRWAQYKGSDFPASVPVHDMVVHARESDLVLATHGRGIWIIDDISPLRALTPDLMSKEAALMPGKDAIQYFQANAGWPEGDEMFSGRSRPNEAQITYYQRGRHIFGDLKIEILDESGKVVDNITGSKHRGLNRASWSMRTKGPVVPPAANALFEAAQGPRVLPGTYTVKMTKGDNVYTQKINVVLDPRAKYSIEDRKAQFDLTMKVYKLIEHMTYTVDAIEGVHRAANERAAKLPEKSPLRAQLTALGAKCDEWRSKIVATKEGGAITGEERIRELLGQLYGSINGYEGRPTDYQAARTETLGHELEDIVTDFQKGTQKELATLNPALKKNKLEAIPVLAESDWQKKREAEGATGSSAGMRMEVGNRWERD from the coding sequence ATGAATGCTCGCATTTGCCGGTCACAGTCTTTGTCAAAGCTGATCTGGTCCGTTGCCTACGCTGCTCTGTGCGCGACGCTCCTGGCAGGAGTATCGGTTGCCCAGCCCAGCTACAAATTCGACGCCGCGACGGTGTCAGGCCTGCCTGCCCGCAACATCGGCTCGGCGGTCATGAGCGGCCGCATTGCCGCGATTGATGCCGTGGAAGCCGACGGCCGAATCACGGTGTTCGTGGGCGCAGCCAGCGGCGGAGTCTGGAAGTCGGTGAACGGCGGCACGACCTACAAGCCGGTCTTCGACCGCGAGACCGTGCAGTCGATCGGCGCAGTGGCGATTGATCCGTCGAACGCGAAGACGGTCTGGGTGGGAACTGGCGAACCGTGGACCCGTAATAGCGTCTCGGTCGGCGACGGCGTTTACAAATCCACCGACGGCGGCGAGAACTGGACCAACGTTGGGCTGAAGGACACCGAGCACATCGCGAAGATCCTGGTCGATCCCAAGGACGGCAACACGGTATTGGTGTGCGCGGTCGGACATCTATGGAACGACAATGACGAACGCGGAGTTTTCAAGACGACCGACGGCGGGAAGTCCTGGAAGAAAGTATTGGCGGGAGTGAATGCGTCCACCGGTTGCGGCTTGATGAGCCGCAGCGTCAACGAACCGCAAACGATTTATGCATCGACCTGGGACGTCCGTCGCCAGGGCTGGACGTTCCGTTCCGGCGGCCCGGGCAGTGGACTCTTCAAGTCGACTGACGGCGGTGATCACTGGACCGAAATCACCGACAGCAACGCGAAAGGCCTGCCGGCCAAGCCCTGGGGACGAATTGCAGTCGCCGTCGCACCGTCGAAGCCGCAGGTGGTGTACGCGAATATCGAATCGAAGAAGAGCGCGCTGTATCGATCGGATGATGGCGGCGCGACCTGGAACAGGCTGGATGCCAGCAACTACATGATCTGGCGTCCATTTTATTTCGGGAACTTGATCGTCGATCCGAAGGATGAAAAACGCATCTTCAAACCTGACCTGATCCTGCTGCTCAGCAACGACGGCGGCAAGAGTTTCAGCCGCGTTTCGGGTGGAGCGCATGGCGACTTCCACGATGTGTGGATCAATCCCAACAACCCCAGTGTGGTGATCGCCGGCGATGACGGCGGACTGTGGCGCAGCGAAGACGGCGGCAACCTGTGGAAGCACCAGATGAACCTGCCGGTCTCGCAGTTCTACCACGTGAGCACGGACAACTCCGATCCTTACCACGTGTATGGCGGGTTGCAGGACAACAGTTCGTGGGTGGGGGACTCGTCGTATCCGGGCGGCGTGTCCTATTCGCGCTGGGAAAACATGTTTGGCGGCGACGGCTTCTGGATGTTCGAAGATCCCGCCGATCCCGACTACATCTATGCCGAGGCGCAAGGAGCGGAAATAGGACGCGTCAATCGCTACACGCATGACGGCCGCAACATCAAGCCGTTGCCGAATTATGGCGAGAAGAAATTGCGCTTTAACTGGAATTCTCCGATCCATGTGAGTCCGAACGAAAAGGGCACGATTTACCTCGGAGGGCAATTTTTGTTCCGCTCTCGCGATCATGGACAAACATGGGACCGCATCTCTCCGGACCTGACCACCAACGATCCGGAAAAGCAGAAACAGGAAGAATCGGGCGGCATCACGATCGACAACTCGGCAGCGGAAATGCACACCACGATTTTTTCGATTTCCGAATCGCCGAAAAGTGGACAGATCATCTGGGTTGGCACCGATGACGGGAACGTCCAGATCACGCGCGATGGCGCCAAGAATTGGACGAACGTTGTCGGCAACATCACGGATCTGCCGAAGAATTCCTGGGTATCGACCGTAGAAGCCAGCCGCTTCGAGGAAGGGACCGCCTACGCGACTTTCGATCGCCACACATTCGGCGACCTGAAACCGTACGCCTACAAGACGGCGGACTACGGCAAGACCTGGACCGCGTTGGGAGTACAGGCGAGCGGAGTCAAAGGCTATGCGCACGTGATCAAGGAAGACACGGTCAATCCCAACCTGCTATTCCTGGGAACGGAGTTTGGGCTGTGGATTTCCGTTGACGGCGGCCAGCGCTGGGCGCAATACAAAGGCAGCGACTTCCCGGCCTCCGTGCCGGTTCATGACATGGTCGTCCACGCTCGCGAAAGCGACCTGGTACTGGCTACCCATGGACGCGGCATCTGGATCATCGACGATATTTCTCCGCTGCGTGCATTGACTCCAGACTTGATGTCGAAAGAAGCGGCACTCATGCCGGGCAAGGACGCAATCCAGTACTTCCAGGCGAATGCCGGATGGCCAGAAGGCGACGAAATGTTTAGTGGCCGCAGCCGTCCCAATGAAGCGCAGATTACTTATTACCAGCGCGGACGCCACATTTTCGGCGACCTGAAAATCGAGATCCTCGACGAGAGCGGGAAAGTCGTCGACAACATCACGGGCAGCAAGCATCGCGGGTTGAACCGGGCAAGCTGGTCGATGCGGACCAAGGGACCAGTCGTTCCACCGGCGGCGAATGCGCTCTTCGAAGCTGCGCAGGGACCGCGAGTATTGCCGGGTACCTATACCGTGAAGATGACGAAGGGCGACAACGTCTACACCCAAAAAATTAACGTTGTGCTCGATCCGCGCGCGAAGTATTCGATCGAAGACCGCAAGGCGCAATTCGATCTCACGATGAAGGTCTACAAGCTGATCGAGCACATGACCTACACGGTGGACGCGATCGAAGGCGTACATCGTGCTGCCAATGAACGCGCGGCGAAGTTGCCGGAGAAGAGTCCGCTGCGGGCACAGCTCACTGCGCTGGGCGCGAAGTGTGACGAATGGCGGTCGAAGATCGTTGCCACCAAAGAAGGTGGCGCGATTACCGGTGAAGAGCGCATCCGCGAGTTACTGGGACAGCTCTACGGCAGCATCAACGGCTATGAGGGACGTCCCACCGATTACCAGGCCGCTCGCACGGAGACGCTGGGGCACGAACTGGAGGACATCGTCACCGACTTCCAGAAGGGCACGCAGAAGGAATTGGCGACGCTCAATCCGGCATTGAAGAAAAACAAGCTCGAAGCAATTCCGGTGCTGGCGGAATCCGATTGGCAGAAGAAGCGCGAAGCCGAAGGGGCGACGGGTTCGAGCGCCGGGATGCGCATGGAAGTCGGCAACCGGTGGGAACGCGACTAG
- a CDS encoding DUF3800 domain-containing protein → MLVFIDESGDPGMKGKQDSSPYFVVTAVTFSDRDEATACDLRIDLLRRELSNNPYFEFHFNSCCREVRERFLTETGKFQYFYMSFVFNKAKLYGEGFQYKNSFYKYAVNLLFENLKPYLKNAIVIFDRCGNREFQRELKKYLGKRVNAKGEEPLVHKIKTNESKANNLLQLADMVCGSVSRYLKKNKGDHLVYRRVISHREMMLKIWPR, encoded by the coding sequence ATGCTGGTTTTTATCGACGAGTCCGGCGACCCTGGCATGAAAGGAAAGCAGGATTCGTCGCCTTATTTTGTTGTAACGGCAGTGACTTTTAGTGATAGGGACGAAGCCACTGCCTGTGATTTGCGGATAGATCTACTGAGGAGGGAGCTTTCAAATAATCCATACTTCGAATTCCACTTTAACTCGTGCTGTCGCGAGGTCCGTGAGCGCTTTCTCACGGAAACAGGGAAATTTCAATATTTCTACATGTCATTCGTGTTCAACAAGGCAAAACTGTACGGCGAAGGATTCCAATACAAGAATTCTTTTTACAAATATGCAGTTAACTTGCTGTTCGAGAATCTAAAGCCTTATCTGAAAAATGCAATTGTGATTTTCGACAGATGCGGGAACCGGGAATTCCAGCGAGAGCTCAAGAAATATCTAGGGAAGCGCGTTAATGCTAAAGGAGAGGAACCACTAGTACACAAAATAAAAACGAACGAATCCAAGGCGAACAATCTTCTGCAACTAGCCGATATGGTATGCGGATCGGTCTCTCGATACTTGAAGAAAAACAAGGGTGACCACTTGGTATATCGGAGGGTTATTTCACACCGGGAAATGATGCTGAAAATTTGGCCGAGATAG
- a CDS encoding TlpA family protein disulfide reductase, producing the protein MKTKTRAGRFAATAVLMAAAVFSARAGIIDDVRVQVGENSYSAAESELRDYRAHHGVTPEYVEAYSWVARGAASMKQWSQAANYARETRSLSEQLLTKQKLDAEPHLPIALGAAYEVQAQSLAETGKRNEATALLRGALAKYGTTSIAARLQKNLNLISFVGQPAPALQATQFLGAKPPTLASLKGSPVLLFFWAHWCGDCKAEVPIIARLKQEFASSGLTVIGPTQLYGYAAQGNDATPAQEKSYIESVRQRYYASLPDMPVPLSKQNFNTYGASTTPTLVILNRAGQVAMYHPGAMPYDELRAAIEKASR; encoded by the coding sequence TTGAAGACAAAAACCAGGGCAGGCCGCTTCGCAGCGACCGCAGTTTTGATGGCCGCGGCTGTATTTTCAGCCCGCGCAGGAATCATCGACGACGTGCGCGTTCAGGTCGGAGAGAACAGCTATTCCGCCGCCGAAAGCGAACTGCGCGACTACCGCGCTCATCACGGAGTCACTCCCGAGTACGTGGAAGCCTATTCCTGGGTAGCTCGTGGTGCCGCTTCTATGAAGCAATGGAGCCAGGCTGCGAACTACGCCCGCGAAACCCGCAGCCTCTCAGAGCAACTGCTTACCAAACAAAAATTGGACGCTGAGCCTCATCTACCCATCGCCCTCGGAGCCGCCTACGAAGTGCAGGCCCAGTCGCTGGCGGAAACCGGGAAGCGCAACGAAGCGACGGCGCTGCTCCGCGGTGCCCTGGCAAAATACGGAACCACGTCGATCGCCGCCCGGCTGCAGAAAAATCTGAACCTGATTTCCTTTGTCGGACAGCCCGCTCCAGCCCTGCAGGCAACACAATTTCTGGGCGCGAAGCCTCCCACCCTGGCGTCGCTGAAAGGATCGCCTGTCCTTTTGTTTTTCTGGGCACACTGGTGTGGAGACTGCAAGGCTGAAGTCCCAATCATCGCGCGCTTGAAGCAGGAATTCGCGTCCTCCGGGCTTACCGTGATTGGTCCCACGCAACTCTACGGATACGCCGCCCAGGGCAACGACGCCACGCCTGCACAGGAAAAGAGCTACATCGAGTCCGTTCGCCAACGTTACTACGCAAGCTTGCCCGATATGCCCGTTCCTCTTAGTAAGCAGAATTTCAACACCTACGGAGCCAGCACCACGCCGACGCTCGTGATCCTGAATCGCGCGGGACAAGTGGCGATGTATCATCCGGGGGCAATGCCGTACGACGAACTGCGAGCGGCGATCGAGAAGGCGAGTCGCTGA
- a CDS encoding redoxin domain-containing protein, translating to MPEFDARSKEFAALNAQVLDISVDSIPSHQEWREREVGSVKIPLCSDFYPHGEVTKKFGILREGTPVPGISERAAFVVDKSGKIAFVRVYPIDQLPNVEELLQALRDLPPE from the coding sequence GTGCCGGAATTCGATGCGCGCAGCAAAGAATTCGCGGCTCTCAATGCCCAGGTTCTGGACATCAGCGTCGATTCCATTCCGAGTCATCAAGAGTGGCGGGAGCGGGAAGTCGGCTCCGTGAAGATCCCGCTTTGCTCCGACTTTTATCCGCACGGCGAGGTTACAAAAAAATTCGGCATCCTTCGCGAAGGAACCCCCGTTCCGGGAATCAGCGAGCGGGCGGCGTTCGTGGTAGATAAATCGGGGAAGATCGCATTCGTCAGGGTCTATCCCATTGACCAGTTGCCGAACGTCGAGGAACTATTGCAGGCATTGCGGGACCTGCCCCCAGAGTAG
- a CDS encoding nuclear transport factor 2 family protein: MLRLLFSTLLLAAMPLLAQTTNSTEAILAQENAFWRAYVDGNTPDLSKLLLPDFISVESEIWNRDQVLDFVKKFHAQCTLAPVKIVDPHVTFLTPDIATLVYHATEAPTCGTRTMSGETNISTVWLRRDGRWQMHLHTEYAIPPK; this comes from the coding sequence ATGCTTCGACTCTTGTTCTCAACCTTGCTCCTGGCAGCAATGCCACTGCTTGCACAAACGACCAACTCGACGGAAGCAATCCTCGCCCAGGAAAACGCCTTCTGGCGCGCATATGTCGACGGCAACACCCCCGATCTTTCCAAGTTGCTTCTCCCGGACTTCATCAGTGTCGAGAGTGAGATATGGAATCGGGATCAGGTGCTCGACTTCGTCAAGAAATTCCATGCGCAATGTACGCTGGCGCCGGTCAAGATTGTCGATCCGCACGTCACGTTCCTGACTCCTGACATTGCGACGCTGGTGTATCACGCCACCGAGGCACCAACTTGCGGTACCCGAACGATGTCAGGCGAAACCAATATCTCCACGGTCTGGCTTCGTCGTGACGGCCGCTGGCAAATGCATTTGCACACCGAATACGCCATTCCGCCAAAGTAG
- a CDS encoding redoxin domain-containing protein has translation MPLNPGDIAPDFELPAVAGEELITVRSRDYLGKQNLVVTFHPLDWTPT, from the coding sequence ATGCCGCTGAATCCCGGAGATATCGCGCCCGATTTTGAATTGCCTGCCGTCGCGGGCGAAGAGCTGATCACGGTCCGTTCCCGTGATTATCTGGGCAAGCAGAACCTGGTGGTCACGTTTCATCCGCTGGACTGGACACCGACTTGA
- a CDS encoding long-chain fatty acid--CoA ligase, whose protein sequence is MKGTMMPFPLTLASLLERAGKLFPTVEIVSSRPDNSIHRYTYREMYQRARALAAGLQALGLEKGDRVATLMWNHSAHLETYFGVPSVGGVLHTLNLRLHPDELAHIVNHAEDRWLIVDDVLLPLYEQIRDKVKIERVYVVPFSGRAVPRGYEDYETFLGKSSGNPVYPDIDENDAAGMCYTSGTTGKSKGVAYSHRAIALHSYSISLPDNFCISRHDCLLPAMSMFHANAWGMPHAAVMNGSKLVLPGPNLQAERLLDLLSSERVTLTGGVPTIWLGVIDALERQPQRWQLEPGLRIIVAGSAAPESLFRRFDKFGVRVIQPWGMTETTPIATVSTLKPHMADWPEDRTYQVRASQGLPSPFTEIRATGEHGEVPWDGQTQGELEIRGPFIAASYYSLPEEGHRWCEDGWLRTGDVVTIDPEGYMKITDRTKDLIKSGGEWISSVDLENAIVGHPAVMEAAVVAVPHEKWVERPLALVVLKEGEKVTPDELRNFLAEKFAKWQLPDEFVFVSELPHTSTGKLLKSQLRERFKGRS, encoded by the coding sequence ATGAAGGGAACCATGATGCCGTTTCCCCTCACGCTCGCTTCATTACTGGAGCGAGCCGGGAAACTGTTTCCCACGGTTGAAATTGTTTCCAGCCGGCCCGATAACTCCATCCATCGCTACACGTATCGCGAGATGTACCAGCGCGCACGGGCGCTGGCAGCGGGCTTACAGGCTCTCGGCTTGGAGAAAGGCGATCGCGTCGCGACGCTGATGTGGAATCACTCTGCTCACCTGGAAACGTATTTCGGAGTGCCGAGCGTGGGGGGCGTGCTGCACACGCTGAATCTGCGCCTTCATCCTGATGAACTGGCCCACATCGTCAATCATGCCGAAGACCGATGGCTGATTGTGGACGATGTGCTTCTCCCTCTTTACGAACAGATACGGGACAAGGTGAAGATCGAGCGCGTCTATGTCGTGCCGTTCAGCGGAAGGGCCGTGCCGCGCGGATACGAGGACTACGAGACGTTTCTTGGAAAGAGCAGCGGCAATCCGGTTTATCCTGACATCGACGAAAACGATGCAGCCGGCATGTGCTACACCTCGGGCACAACCGGAAAATCGAAAGGCGTGGCCTATTCGCACCGTGCGATTGCGCTGCACTCCTACTCGATCTCTCTGCCTGACAACTTCTGCATTTCGCGACACGATTGCCTGCTGCCCGCCATGTCGATGTTCCACGCCAACGCCTGGGGAATGCCGCACGCAGCGGTGATGAACGGCAGCAAACTCGTGCTTCCGGGACCGAACCTCCAGGCCGAGCGCTTACTGGATTTGCTCTCGTCTGAGCGCGTGACGCTGACCGGAGGCGTGCCGACGATCTGGCTGGGCGTGATTGACGCACTCGAACGACAACCGCAGCGCTGGCAACTTGAGCCGGGACTACGAATCATTGTGGCTGGGTCGGCTGCTCCAGAGAGTCTTTTCCGGCGCTTCGACAAATTCGGAGTACGCGTCATCCAGCCGTGGGGCATGACCGAGACCACGCCGATTGCGACGGTGAGCACCTTGAAACCGCACATGGCGGACTGGCCGGAAGACCGCACTTACCAAGTGCGCGCGTCCCAGGGCTTGCCTTCTCCATTTACCGAGATTCGCGCCACCGGAGAGCACGGCGAAGTTCCATGGGATGGCCAGACTCAAGGCGAACTCGAAATCCGCGGACCCTTCATCGCCGCCAGTTACTACAGTCTTCCCGAGGAAGGCCATCGCTGGTGCGAGGACGGCTGGCTGCGAACCGGAGACGTCGTCACGATCGACCCCGAAGGCTACATGAAGATCACCGACCGCACTAAGGACCTGATCAAGTCCGGCGGAGAGTGGATCAGTTCGGTCGACCTGGAGAACGCGATAGTCGGCCATCCCGCAGTGATGGAGGCCGCGGTCGTCGCGGTACCTCATGAGAAGTGGGTGGAGCGGCCGCTAGCGCTGGTCGTCCTCAAGGAAGGCGAGAAAGTAACTCCCGACGAGCTGAGGAATTTCCTGGCAGAGAAGTTCGCGAAGTGGCAGTTGCCGGACGAGTTCGTCTTCGTATCCGAGCTACCGCACACGTCTACTGGGAAGCTTCTCAAGTCCCAACTGCGGGAGCGATTCAAGGGCCGGTCCTAG
- the ruvA gene encoding Holliday junction branch migration protein RuvA, whose product MIAHLRGTLLSKHPNQAIVETHGVGYDVVISVPTFSELPAAGAEVALHIHTHVREDALSLYGFQRLAEKHLFEKLLTVSGIGPKLAITILSGMPADEMVGAIRSGDLARLTRIPGIGKKTAERMVLELRDKLPAPTGTTEVSMTAASPVEEDVLSALVNLGYQRPAAEKALQAVTRGNKSTQNFEVLFREVLAGLSK is encoded by the coding sequence ATGATCGCGCATCTTCGCGGAACGCTGCTCAGCAAGCATCCCAATCAGGCGATTGTGGAAACGCACGGCGTCGGCTATGACGTCGTGATCAGCGTGCCGACATTTTCGGAGCTTCCCGCCGCCGGCGCGGAAGTCGCACTGCACATTCACACTCACGTTCGCGAAGACGCGCTCAGTCTCTACGGATTCCAGCGGCTCGCGGAGAAACATCTTTTCGAAAAGCTGCTCACCGTGAGTGGGATCGGCCCGAAGCTCGCGATCACCATCCTGAGCGGCATGCCCGCAGATGAAATGGTGGGCGCCATCCGCAGCGGAGATCTCGCGCGCCTTACGCGCATTCCCGGCATCGGCAAGAAGACCGCCGAACGCATGGTCCTCGAACTCCGCGACAAACTTCCCGCACCGACTGGAACGACCGAAGTCAGCATGACCGCCGCCAGTCCAGTAGAAGAAGACGTTCTCTCCGCCCTGGTCAATCTCGGGTATCAACGCCCCGCCGCTGAGAAGGCTCTGCAGGCAGTAACCCGCGGCAACAAAAGTACGCAGAATTTTGAAGTTCTATTCAGAGAAGTACTGGCAGGATTGTCGAAATAA
- a CDS encoding cold-shock protein encodes MENGTVKWFNDAKGYGFISRQNGEDVFVHFSAIQSNGFRSLQEGQAVQFDVVKGPKGWQAENVKGV; translated from the coding sequence ATGGAAAACGGAACAGTAAAGTGGTTTAACGATGCCAAAGGCTATGGTTTCATCAGCCGCCAGAACGGGGAAGACGTATTTGTGCACTTCTCCGCCATCCAAAGCAACGGTTTTCGCAGCCTTCAGGAAGGTCAGGCCGTTCAGTTTGATGTCGTGAAGGGTCCAAAAGGCTGGCAGGCGGAGAACGTAAAAGGCGTCTAA
- a CDS encoding protein kinase, which translates to MNLTPGTKLGPYEIVSLIGAGGMGEVYRARDSRLKREVAIKVLPQALSLDADRLRRFEQEALATAALNHPNILAVFDIGADIGAGATRPYVVSELLEGETLRERLRSGAIPVRKALDFAMQMARGLAAAHEKGIVHRDLKPENLFLTKDGRLKILDFGLAKLTQSDSGSNTSMATVTHGTEAGVVLGTAGYMSPEQVRGQALDPRSDIFSFGAILYEMISGKRAFHGESPADTMSAILKEEPPELAETNRNVSPALERIVHHCLEKNPEARFHAASDIAFDLEHLTGVSSTSTRATPLEAAAPDRKKLLYLVAGIALAVVMLGLGWWLGRAGGQAPLAEYKQITFRTGLIGNARFTPDGSIVYSASWEGSGFQLYLARTDDPGARELNLKDAELLSISKGGELAIRMNSTFYGGYARTGTLARVPLSGGPPREILENVQDADWSPSGDSLAVVRYVPENNHWRLEYPIGKVLLDSINWISHPKISPDGKWVAFADHGNTNGDDQGGVSVIRADGSDNNKQKQLSTGWTSLQGVLWSPSGDEVWFTSSGSGSNSNPRAVTLSGKQRTITNIPGGAWLEDIQNGTTLMVANQQRIGIRGMAPGGKEEHELGWFGWSIMNDISRDGKKLLFDEEGDGGGPNYTVFLRDTDGSPPSRIGEGSGMAISPDAKWVITKPAKGGQLSLVPTGAGETRQLTHDSISYGRVAFLLDGKRLLAGGIEAGHGARNYIIDLSNGTSKPITPEGTVGVRLSPDGRSTVVVGPDGKFGVWNLEDNTLKPISGLDSKYYSTGWTPDGTSIYVASGRGQQATAKVYKVNTTTGKMDLWKTFGSETSGISSMGAPRFSADSSAYAYVYTRVLSQAYVVTGLK; encoded by the coding sequence ATGAACCTGACTCCCGGAACCAAGCTTGGACCCTACGAAATCGTTTCCCTGATCGGCGCGGGCGGCATGGGCGAGGTGTATCGCGCGCGTGACTCCCGTCTTAAGCGCGAAGTTGCAATCAAAGTCTTGCCGCAGGCGCTTTCGCTGGACGCGGACCGGCTTCGCCGCTTTGAGCAGGAAGCCCTGGCGACGGCTGCTCTAAATCATCCCAACATTCTCGCGGTCTTTGATATTGGTGCGGATATTGGCGCGGGCGCGACCCGGCCTTACGTCGTCTCGGAACTGCTCGAAGGCGAAACTCTGCGCGAGCGCTTGCGTAGCGGAGCGATTCCGGTGCGCAAGGCTCTCGATTTTGCGATGCAGATGGCGCGCGGACTCGCCGCAGCGCACGAAAAAGGAATCGTTCACCGCGATCTGAAGCCCGAGAATCTGTTCCTCACCAAAGACGGCCGGTTGAAGATCCTCGATTTCGGCCTGGCGAAATTGACGCAAAGCGATTCGGGTTCGAATACGTCGATGGCGACCGTCACTCATGGCACCGAAGCTGGCGTCGTACTTGGGACAGCCGGCTACATGTCGCCCGAGCAGGTACGCGGACAGGCGCTCGATCCGCGATCGGACATTTTCAGTTTCGGCGCGATCTTGTACGAGATGATCTCCGGCAAGCGCGCATTTCACGGCGAGTCGCCCGCCGACACGATGAGCGCGATCCTGAAAGAGGAGCCGCCGGAACTCGCCGAAACCAATCGCAATGTTTCGCCAGCGCTTGAGCGCATCGTGCACCATTGCCTGGAGAAGAATCCCGAAGCGCGCTTTCATGCTGCCAGCGACATCGCATTCGACCTGGAACATCTGACGGGAGTTTCTAGCACCTCGACACGCGCTACGCCGCTGGAAGCAGCGGCGCCCGATCGAAAGAAGTTGTTGTATCTCGTGGCTGGAATCGCCCTTGCCGTGGTCATGCTCGGTCTTGGTTGGTGGCTGGGCAGGGCTGGTGGCCAGGCTCCGCTCGCTGAGTACAAACAGATCACGTTTCGCACCGGCCTGATCGGCAACGCCCGCTTTACTCCCGATGGCAGCATCGTCTACAGCGCTTCGTGGGAGGGCAGTGGCTTCCAGCTTTACCTGGCCCGCACGGACGATCCGGGCGCGCGCGAACTCAACCTGAAAGACGCCGAATTGCTCTCTATTTCCAAGGGTGGAGAACTGGCGATCCGGATGAACTCGACGTTCTACGGCGGCTATGCTCGCACCGGTACGCTGGCGCGGGTTCCGCTCAGCGGAGGGCCTCCGCGCGAAATCCTCGAGAATGTGCAGGACGCGGACTGGTCTCCCAGCGGCGACAGTCTCGCGGTTGTGCGTTACGTGCCGGAAAACAATCACTGGCGTTTGGAATATCCCATTGGCAAGGTGCTGCTTGACAGCATCAACTGGATCAGCCACCCGAAGATTTCGCCAGACGGTAAGTGGGTTGCGTTTGCCGATCACGGCAACACCAATGGCGACGATCAAGGTGGTGTATCCGTGATTCGCGCGGACGGCTCCGACAACAACAAACAGAAACAGCTTTCGACCGGCTGGACCTCACTGCAGGGCGTACTGTGGTCGCCGAGTGGCGATGAGGTGTGGTTCACCTCCAGCGGCAGCGGCAGCAATTCCAATCCGCGTGCGGTCACTCTTTCCGGCAAACAGCGGACCATCACCAATATTCCCGGGGGAGCCTGGCTCGAAGACATCCAGAACGGAACCACGCTGATGGTGGCGAACCAGCAGCGGATCGGAATTCGCGGAATGGCTCCGGGGGGCAAAGAAGAGCACGAGCTGGGATGGTTTGGCTGGTCGATCATGAACGACATCAGCCGCGACGGGAAGAAACTCCTGTTCGACGAAGAGGGCGATGGCGGCGGGCCGAACTACACCGTGTTCTTGCGTGACACCGACGGATCGCCTCCGTCGCGCATCGGCGAAGGAAGCGGCATGGCGATTTCGCCGGACGCAAAATGGGTCATCACGAAACCCGCCAAAGGCGGGCAGCTGAGTCTGGTGCCGACCGGTGCTGGGGAGACTCGCCAGCTCACGCACGACTCCATCAGCTATGGCCGGGTGGCGTTTCTCCTCGACGGCAAACGCTTGCTGGCTGGCGGAATCGAAGCGGGCCACGGCGCACGTAACTACATCATCGATTTGAGTAATGGCACGTCGAAGCCGATCACGCCCGAGGGTACTGTCGGAGTGCGTCTGTCGCCGGACGGCCGCAGCACGGTGGTGGTGGGACCAGACGGAAAATTCGGGGTTTGGAACCTGGAAGACAACACGCTCAAGCCAATCTCCGGCCTCGATTCCAAGTATTACAGTACCGGCTGGACGCCCGACGGCACTTCCATCTACGTAGCCTCCGGCCGGGGACAGCAGGCCACCGCGAAGGTCTACAAAGTGAACACCACAACCGGCAAGATGGATTTGTGGAAGACTTTTGGGTCGGAAACATCGGGCATCTCGTCGATGGGCGCACCCCGTTTTTCAGCCGACAGCTCGGCGTACGCCTATGTCTACACGCGCGTGCTGTCGCAGGCCTACGTGGTGACGGGGCTGAAGTAG